One segment of uncultured Tolumonas sp. DNA contains the following:
- a CDS encoding PAS domain-containing methyl-accepting chemotaxis protein, whose amino-acid sequence MTSMNHAHLTKIGKEINFADHDQLVSTTDLKSNITYANNAFLNVAGYQLDELVGQPHNMIRHEDMPKIAFQDMWQKLKAGKAWRGLVKNRCKNGDYYWVDAYVTPIYENGIVVGYQSVRVKPNSEQKHSAERTYAQLRQQERQNKKINFAWQDHRPIIGLGLSIAIILAAFSFANLTVAMGYLLSFLALAICFYPHLVITPRYLHSLANNYDSLTRHIYSGTHLHSIADFHLQHWQARIRTILGRVQDSTTVLQGIAEQSFQTVAKTEQDMDQQEASLQQIAAAVTELTEAAAEIARSTVNTADYVYSASERCNGASSHLLNTRNQIQILAQKAENASASAANLVEETAHIGGVMAEIQGIAEQTNLLALNAAIEAARAGEFGRGFAVVADEVRTLSTRTHKATEQIQTSISHIHQILSSWKDMMMENVEQTRACVQQTDQSAAQMEQVVDDLGQMTDLTAQISAAAHEQGTALTDVTRNINELTVLGQNNLAQMKAIDMNSNNIMQHTDKLNDMCRTFN is encoded by the coding sequence ATGACATCAATGAATCACGCTCATCTAACCAAGATTGGGAAAGAAATTAATTTTGCAGATCACGACCAACTGGTTTCAACCACCGATCTAAAAAGTAACATCACCTATGCTAACAATGCTTTTTTGAATGTTGCCGGTTATCAATTGGATGAGTTAGTAGGTCAACCGCACAACATGATCCGTCACGAAGATATGCCGAAAATCGCCTTTCAGGATATGTGGCAGAAACTAAAAGCGGGTAAAGCTTGGCGGGGTTTGGTCAAAAACAGATGCAAAAATGGCGATTATTATTGGGTTGATGCCTATGTCACACCTATCTATGAAAATGGTATTGTTGTTGGTTATCAATCTGTCCGGGTGAAACCTAACTCAGAGCAAAAGCACAGCGCAGAAAGAACGTATGCTCAATTACGCCAACAGGAACGCCAAAACAAAAAAATCAACTTTGCTTGGCAAGATCATCGCCCCATCATTGGTCTCGGGTTATCCATCGCCATTATTCTGGCAGCCTTTTCATTCGCGAATCTCACTGTCGCGATGGGATATTTACTTTCATTCTTAGCATTAGCTATTTGCTTTTATCCGCATTTAGTCATCACCCCGCGTTATTTGCATTCCCTAGCCAACAACTACGATAGCCTGACTCGCCATATTTATTCTGGCACGCATTTACATAGTATTGCTGACTTTCATCTGCAACACTGGCAAGCGCGGATCAGAACCATATTAGGCCGCGTGCAAGACTCAACAACCGTGCTGCAAGGAATTGCCGAGCAATCGTTCCAAACCGTCGCAAAAACTGAGCAAGACATGGATCAACAAGAAGCCAGTCTTCAACAAATTGCCGCGGCGGTTACCGAGTTAACTGAAGCTGCGGCTGAAATAGCACGTTCAACCGTTAATACGGCTGATTATGTATATAGCGCATCGGAACGTTGTAATGGTGCAAGCTCACATTTATTAAATACTCGAAACCAGATCCAAATACTCGCTCAAAAAGCAGAGAATGCCTCGGCGTCAGCAGCTAATCTTGTAGAAGAAACAGCGCATATTGGTGGTGTAATGGCTGAAATTCAGGGTATTGCCGAACAAACCAATCTATTGGCACTCAATGCCGCCATCGAAGCAGCCCGAGCCGGTGAATTTGGTCGAGGGTTTGCGGTGGTAGCCGATGAAGTCAGAACACTGTCAACTCGCACTCACAAAGCAACAGAACAAATACAGACCAGCATCAGCCATATTCATCAAATACTGTCATCTTGGAAAGATATGATGATGGAAAACGTAGAACAGACGCGTGCTTGTGTCCAACAAACTGATCAAAGTGCCGCTCAGATGGAACAAGTGGTTGATGACTTAGGTCAAATGACCGATCTGACCGCACAAATATCTGCCGCAGCCCATGAACAAGGCACCGCATTAACAGATGTAACACGAAACATTAATGAATTAACGGTGTTAGGCCAAAACAATCTGGCACAAATGAAAGCTATTGATATGAATAGTAATAACATCATGCAACATACTGATAAATTGAATGATATGTGCAGAACGTTCAATTAA
- a CDS encoding EAL domain-containing protein, protein MISNVFLKTAYKSLIQEVVEGIPIRVFWKDRECRYLGCNSLFAQDAGFSHSNDLIGKTDFDMIWHDQAAIYRADDMQVMESGQPKLNYEEPLTSTNGTLVYLRTSKVPLRDANQVIIGILGIYEDITERKKAEQMEKHLTRALKLLSKCNTTLIHADNEQTLLVDICRLAVEFGGYRMAWVGYPENDEHKTIRPMAQSGDENGFLDNIKISWADNTWGQGPTGTAVRTGVTVVNTDTQTNSTLMPWRQAATERNYHSSISLPLATKNKMLGALNIYSSEADAFSAEEVSLLEELANDLAFGIETLRTRTLHNVAEKKLEFLAHYDPLTSLPNRTLLRDRFEQAAAIADREKSGVAIFFLDLDNFTHINDSLGHVYGDKLLVSVANRLKHCIRKTDTLSRQGGDEFAILLSNINDVESIEEIIQGIVSSFTEPFDIDGYTLNITFSAGISVYPHDDKSFDSLLKHADTALYHAKHSGRNIYRFFSGQMNNDALEYIQLQGRLHNAIKNKELQLYYQPQIDTTTGKIIGAEALLRWNHPEHGLIPPAKFIPGAERSGLIIPIGEWVLNEACRQIQLWRETDQIPSFVVAVNLSALQFKRGDLTETVVLALEQANLPASHLELELTESILLHDVNDVRNTLHSLKKIGVRLSIDDFGTGYSSLSYLKQLAVDKLKIDQSFIRDMVEDAGDAAIVKAIIQLGHALDLSVIAEGVEKNTQFAALKELGCDEIQGYLFSRPLPAEEFIRFYRDMKLGLCLVDK, encoded by the coding sequence TTGATAAGTAACGTTTTCCTCAAGACTGCTTATAAATCTCTGATTCAGGAAGTGGTAGAAGGTATTCCTATTCGTGTTTTCTGGAAAGATCGGGAATGCCGCTATTTGGGTTGTAACTCTCTTTTTGCACAAGATGCTGGTTTCAGCCATTCCAATGATCTGATCGGTAAAACTGATTTTGACATGATCTGGCATGATCAAGCCGCTATCTATCGGGCTGATGACATGCAAGTCATGGAGTCAGGTCAACCAAAGTTAAATTACGAAGAACCACTGACATCGACAAATGGAACACTTGTCTATTTACGAACATCTAAGGTGCCGTTGCGAGATGCTAATCAAGTAATTATCGGTATTTTAGGCATTTACGAAGACATTACGGAGCGAAAAAAAGCCGAGCAAATGGAGAAACACCTGACTCGTGCACTCAAACTGCTCAGTAAATGTAATACCACCCTTATCCATGCCGATAATGAACAAACATTATTAGTCGATATTTGCCGCTTAGCTGTAGAGTTTGGCGGCTATCGCATGGCATGGGTTGGTTATCCGGAGAATGATGAACACAAAACCATCCGGCCAATGGCTCAGTCCGGCGACGAAAATGGCTTTTTAGATAATATAAAGATCTCATGGGCCGACAACACATGGGGACAAGGCCCGACAGGCACCGCCGTCAGAACGGGCGTCACAGTTGTGAATACAGACACGCAAACCAATTCAACATTGATGCCATGGCGACAAGCCGCAACAGAACGTAATTACCATTCAAGCATATCGCTGCCTTTAGCAACAAAAAACAAAATGCTTGGTGCATTGAATATCTACTCTTCGGAAGCCGATGCCTTTAGCGCAGAAGAAGTATCCCTACTTGAGGAACTGGCTAACGATCTGGCATTTGGTATCGAGACTTTACGTACTCGTACTTTGCATAATGTGGCTGAAAAAAAATTAGAATTTCTGGCGCATTACGATCCGCTCACCAGTTTACCCAACCGGACATTATTACGAGATCGTTTTGAGCAAGCCGCCGCTATCGCGGATCGCGAAAAATCTGGCGTGGCCATTTTCTTTCTCGATTTAGATAATTTCACGCACATCAATGACAGTCTTGGGCATGTCTATGGCGATAAATTACTGGTCAGCGTCGCCAATCGGCTTAAACACTGCATACGTAAAACTGACACACTCAGTCGCCAAGGTGGCGATGAATTTGCCATTTTGTTAAGCAATATCAATGATGTGGAAAGCATAGAAGAAATAATACAAGGCATAGTTTCTTCATTTACTGAACCGTTTGATATTGATGGTTACACACTGAATATCACCTTTAGTGCCGGGATCAGTGTCTACCCTCATGATGACAAATCCTTTGATTCGTTGCTTAAACACGCCGATACCGCGCTCTATCACGCCAAACACTCTGGGCGAAATATCTACCGCTTTTTCTCCGGACAAATGAATAACGATGCGCTGGAATATATTCAGTTGCAGGGGCGATTGCACAACGCGATAAAAAACAAAGAATTACAGCTGTATTATCAACCTCAGATTGATACCACTACCGGCAAAATCATCGGAGCAGAAGCTTTATTACGCTGGAATCATCCTGAGCATGGCCTGATCCCGCCAGCAAAATTTATTCCTGGCGCAGAACGCAGTGGGCTCATTATTCCTATTGGTGAATGGGTTTTGAATGAAGCGTGCCGACAAATACAGCTCTGGCGAGAAACCGATCAGATCCCCTCATTTGTCGTGGCGGTTAATCTTTCTGCACTGCAATTTAAGCGCGGCGATCTCACTGAAACAGTCGTACTGGCACTTGAACAAGCTAATTTGCCGGCCAGCCATTTGGAATTAGAACTCACCGAATCTATTTTATTACACGATGTAAATGACGTTAGAAATACATTACACAGCTTGAAAAAAATAGGTGTTCGCCTTTCGATTGACGATTTCGGCACCGGTTATTCCAGTTTGTCTTACCTCAAACAACTGGCCGTCGATAAACTTAAAATTGACCAATCCTTTATCCGCGATATGGTGGAGGATGCTGGAGATGCCGCGATCGTTAAAGCGATTATCCAGCTAGGGCATGCGCTTGATCTTTCAGTCATTGCTGAAGGCGTAGAAAAAAACACTCAATTTGCGGCGTTAAAAGAACTGGGTTGTGACGAAATTCAAGGCTATTTATTCAGTCGCCCGCTTCCAGCTGAAGAATTCATTCGATTTTACCGGGATATGAAATTAGGCCTGTGTCTAGTTGATAAATAA
- a CDS encoding alpha-N-arabinofuranosidase gives MEVVVTANKNSVISEIDQRIFGSFIEHMGRAIYSGIYEPEHPSANIAGFRRDVIDLVKELAVPVVRYPGGNFVSAYQWEDGIGPQAQRPVRLDLAWHSSESNQVGIHEFADWAQSVGCEMMLAVNLGSRGLTDARNFLEYVNHPKSSYWSDLRRENGQEQPWGVKTWCLGNEMDGPWQIGQKTADEYGRIAAETAKAMRAFDKSLELVVCGSSSPDMPTFPSWEKTVLEHTYDVVDYISLHMYFKNHEGHTGNYLAQSLKMERYIDTVASTINYVKAQKHADKQIYISFDEWNVWYHSTEQDKQILNGEQGWPHAPAILEDIYNVEDALLVACLINSFIRKSDIVKIACLAQLVNVIAPIMTEKNGAAWRQTIFYPFMLASRYGRGKALKLDINSPCYAAECASEVPYVDISAVYHEQDKTINLFIVNRHGSEAMLLRSTFNQFQHLQVCQHQVLNSAELQSCNSSQFPERITLVQGEALSITDQELTVCLAPLSYHFIQLKE, from the coding sequence ATGGAAGTCGTCGTCACAGCGAACAAAAATTCGGTGATATCGGAAATAGACCAACGAATATTTGGCTCCTTTATCGAACACATGGGGCGGGCGATATATTCTGGTATTTACGAGCCGGAGCATCCGTCAGCAAATATAGCCGGATTTCGTCGTGATGTGATCGATTTAGTGAAAGAGTTGGCGGTGCCGGTCGTGCGTTATCCCGGTGGTAATTTTGTTTCTGCCTATCAATGGGAAGATGGCATCGGCCCACAGGCGCAACGTCCGGTACGACTCGATTTGGCATGGCATTCCAGCGAATCGAATCAGGTTGGTATTCACGAATTTGCTGATTGGGCACAGTCCGTTGGCTGCGAAATGATGCTGGCGGTGAATTTAGGCTCTCGCGGTTTAACTGATGCGCGTAATTTTCTGGAATATGTGAATCATCCGAAAAGCTCTTACTGGTCTGATCTGCGTCGGGAAAACGGGCAGGAACAACCTTGGGGCGTGAAAACTTGGTGCCTGGGTAATGAGATGGACGGGCCATGGCAAATTGGCCAGAAAACAGCCGATGAATATGGTCGTATTGCTGCTGAAACGGCAAAAGCGATGCGGGCGTTTGATAAAAGTCTGGAGCTGGTGGTGTGTGGTTCATCCAGCCCGGATATGCCGACATTTCCAAGCTGGGAAAAAACGGTGCTGGAACATACCTATGATGTGGTCGATTACATTTCCCTGCACATGTATTTCAAAAACCATGAAGGGCATACCGGCAACTATCTGGCGCAATCGCTCAAGATGGAACGCTACATCGATACCGTTGCCTCAACCATCAATTATGTGAAAGCGCAGAAACACGCTGATAAACAGATCTACATCAGCTTCGATGAATGGAACGTTTGGTATCACTCGACTGAGCAGGATAAACAGATCCTCAACGGTGAGCAGGGCTGGCCGCATGCGCCAGCTATTCTGGAAGATATCTACAACGTTGAAGATGCATTGCTGGTGGCTTGTTTAATCAACAGTTTTATTCGTAAAAGCGATATTGTCAAAATTGCCTGTCTGGCGCAATTGGTCAATGTCATTGCGCCGATCATGACTGAGAAAAATGGGGCAGCCTGGCGACAAACGATTTTCTATCCGTTTATGCTGGCTTCGCGTTACGGGCGTGGCAAAGCACTCAAATTAGACATCAACAGCCCTTGTTATGCAGCCGAATGTGCAAGCGAGGTGCCTTATGTTGATATCTCCGCGGTTTACCATGAGCAAGATAAAACCATCAATCTGTTCATCGTAAACCGGCATGGCAGCGAAGCTATGTTACTGCGCAGCACATTCAACCAATTTCAACATCTGCAGGTTTGTCAGCATCAAGTGCT
- a CDS encoding SDR family oxidoreductase yields the protein MNQKIALITGGSRGLGRNAALKLVERGVDIILTYRSQESEAQAVVAEIEKSGAKAIALKLDVADSHSFPAFAEQVKNHLQTIWQRDNFDYLLNNAGVGVHASFAETTEAQFDQLMNIHLKGVFFLTQALLPLLANGGSILNVSSGLARFALPGYAAYAAMKGGIEVLTKYLAKELGARNINVNVLAPGAIETDFGGGAVRDNAQLNAFVASQTALGRVGLPDDIGNVIAALLSEQTHWVNAQRIEASGGMFL from the coding sequence ATGAATCAGAAAATTGCACTCATCACTGGCGGCAGCCGTGGACTGGGCCGTAATGCCGCACTGAAACTGGTAGAACGTGGTGTCGATATCATTTTGACTTATCGCAGTCAGGAATCTGAAGCGCAGGCAGTCGTCGCTGAGATCGAAAAATCTGGCGCTAAAGCGATTGCGCTCAAACTCGATGTTGCTGATAGCCACTCATTCCCCGCTTTCGCCGAACAAGTAAAAAACCATCTGCAAACCATCTGGCAGCGGGATAATTTTGATTATCTGCTGAATAATGCCGGTGTGGGTGTGCATGCCAGTTTCGCCGAAACAACCGAAGCACAGTTCGACCAGCTCATGAATATCCATCTGAAGGGCGTGTTTTTCCTGACGCAAGCCTTGTTGCCGCTGCTAGCTAATGGCGGTTCCATTTTAAACGTCTCTTCAGGTCTCGCGCGCTTCGCCCTGCCGGGCTACGCGGCCTATGCCGCAATGAAAGGTGGTATTGAAGTATTAACCAAATATCTGGCCAAAGAGTTAGGCGCTCGCAATATTAACGTCAATGTGCTGGCCCCTGGCGCTATTGAAACCGATTTTGGCGGTGGCGCTGTGCGCGATAATGCGCAACTCAATGCGTTCGTGGCATCACAAACTGCATTAGGCCGAGTTGGATTACCAGATGACATCGGTAACGTCATTGCGGCCCTGCTTTCCGAACAAACGCATTGGGTTAATGCACAACGCATTGAAGCCTCGGGGGGAATGTTTTTGTAG
- a CDS encoding LysR family transcriptional regulator: MNQIEAMQIYVRVAELASFTLAAQSLNLPKSSISTAVQRLENLMQTRLLHRTTRRVQMTQDGLVFYERCKDILADMDELQGLFQRDPTELTGRLRVDMPVGIARSIIMPRLAEFAEKYPHIDIEVSCTDRLVDLVREGFDCVLRVGKLHDSSLVARHIGQFEQINCASPHYLATYGVPQTLAELQNHQLIHYASTLGTKSAGFEYVDSASDETCYVPMNGRITVNNSDAYEAACLAGLGIIQAPLHGMQPHINNGFLVELLPQYKAKPMPVSLLYGNRRHLPKRVYVFMNWIAELLS; encoded by the coding sequence ATGAATCAGATCGAGGCCATGCAGATTTATGTCCGGGTTGCTGAATTAGCGAGTTTTACCTTGGCTGCGCAGAGTTTAAATTTGCCGAAGTCGTCCATTTCCACGGCGGTGCAGCGTCTGGAAAACCTCATGCAAACGCGATTATTACACCGTACCACGCGGCGCGTGCAGATGACGCAAGATGGGCTGGTTTTCTATGAGCGTTGCAAAGACATTCTGGCCGATATGGATGAATTACAAGGGCTATTTCAACGTGATCCAACGGAATTAACCGGGCGCCTTCGGGTCGATATGCCGGTGGGCATTGCGCGCAGCATTATCATGCCGCGCTTGGCTGAGTTCGCGGAAAAATATCCGCATATCGATATTGAAGTTAGCTGTACCGATCGCTTAGTCGATTTAGTGCGCGAAGGGTTTGATTGCGTGTTACGTGTTGGTAAGTTGCATGATTCCAGTTTGGTGGCGCGTCATATCGGCCAGTTTGAGCAAATCAATTGTGCTAGCCCGCACTATTTAGCCACTTACGGTGTTCCGCAAACATTGGCTGAACTACAGAATCATCAGTTGATCCATTATGCGTCGACTTTAGGCACCAAATCCGCGGGCTTTGAGTATGTCGATAGCGCCAGTGATGAAACCTGCTATGTACCGATGAACGGGCGCATTACCGTGAATAATTCTGATGCGTATGAAGCAGCTTGTTTAGCCGGGTTGGGGATCATTCAAGCGCCCTTGCACGGCATGCAACCCCATATTAACAATGGTTTTCTGGTTGAACTGTTACCACAATATAAAGCCAAACCCATGCCGGTATCGCTGCTCTATGGTAATCGACGCCATTTACCTAAACGCGTGTATGTGTTTATGAATTGGATCGCAGAGCTATTAAGCTGA